Within Gouania willdenowi chromosome 24, fGouWil2.1, whole genome shotgun sequence, the genomic segment TTATACTTCATAATTTTTCCTGCTTTGGGCACTTTCAGGACTTAAAAGATCTACTGCTAATGTCTTGGTACAGATACTACTGTATTTagtcaatgctgttttggtagAAACTAGTGAATAAATGATTATCTGACAATTAAAATTTTCTGTATCTTTGCTAATAAATCtgtaatataatttttttgttgattctcCAGCTCACGCCAGAATCATGTTTCGAGAGAGTGTAACCATTGAAGATGCTTTAACGGCTGTGTCTGTCATGGAATGCTCCATGCAGGTAAGTTGAAATTCTTACATCAGTAATGATGTATCAGTACCAACATTTTAACAAGCataaatttaatttgaaacataTATTTAAAGATTAGAGTCAGATATATGATCAATAAGGGATCCACGTGTGATCACTTATTGACTCTAtttcaatgttttgtttgtttttgcactgcattgtttttattgatgtaaCTAAATGAACTTTTAGACATTATTACGAATCCGTATATTTGTTACAAATGTATAGAAACATTACATGCATCTGAAGTTCTCAATGATCTGGACTAAAAAGCTGTACAACAATGAGTAATCTTTTCACATTGGATGgatatgtttttttctattctgCTAAAGAAATGTTTAAATGAGTGTTGCTTTTTGTTGCCATATTCAGTGCCCGTTTGTGCATTCAGGGTCTGGTTTGGAAGTAATTTGACAGGTTTCATCATGCTACGCTCCTCCGACAACTCACAGCGACATGCTGCAACCCACATTTTCTACAactcaaataaaaacaacacaatgcctTGCCTCTTGTAGTCACAAAGCTTTGCTGCTTCTCAATTCTAAAAGATCTTGGAGGCAGGTCCTTGCCCTGACGAAGGCCATAATGGCTCAAACGCGTAGGAGTTTTTATTGTTCCTATTCTATAGCACTAACCttaataaaggctttttaagATTGCCTCCGAGTGCCACAGAAATCTTTTGGAATTAAGTATACTTAGGTCCCCACTCCGAAGAGCACCTGGGGAACTCCTCACACCCATGCAGCAGTCCATGCCAAGCTGTTTCTAAGTGACTAACCAAGGACTTTGCTCTTTTTTCTAGGGTGGTGCTCTGTTGGGAAATGTTAATACATTGCTCACATCCTTCCCAGAAGAACCTGATCAGCAGTATCAGTATCAGTGTCAGCAGTTGCTCACTAAATTAAACTTGCCAATGCTCCTTCATAAAGAGATGGACCGACTGGGCAGGTGAGGCCAGTTTGTGCTTTGATAAGTCCCCGATTACGTTCATGTCCTTAGAACAACTAAtaattcatacttttttttgtcGATTGGAATGCCTATggatttctgatattttttagTACTTGGTTATTATTGAAAGTGCAAAATGTTGAATggaaatatttttctgtatttgcttTGCTCCCTCAAGGCTAAAAAGCAATGTCTCTGAGGAACTTCTAAATGGGCCttcaaacaccagaatccagaaCAAAGTTAATGACATGACCATTACCCTGAACGAGGTCACAGACATCTTTCATCCTGACTCTTCACCGCCTTTACTTCATGATGTGTGTATAAGAACATCAACTCCAGAGAAACCAAATTGGAAACCAGCATCAGTTCAGTCTGACGTGTCTACTATAACCCAAAAACTAAGCTCTCAGTTGTCAAAGGATCATTCCAATAACTCAACAGTAAACCGTGATTTTTCCTCAAgaattattaatactaatacatCTGCATtggaagaacaacaacaaagtactAAAAATAGCGAAAACAACCaaggcaaaaaaattacaattcaaagcAATAAACTACCATCTGTCAGGCATGAAACACAACCCATTATCTCTCCACCTATAGATGACCAAATCAGCAGTCCACCTCCACCAATGGTACAAAATGATGGAAACCACACTAAGGAGAGAAGCATCTGTGCTGCTATTGGTGTGAATATGGCAGCTGAAACTGAGTCGCATTCAGACTTGCATGCAAAGTTGTCAGGTTTCATGTTTAAACCAAGAAAAATAAGGGGTCGAGGAGACAATGATGACATCCCTGAGACAAAGAAAAAtctaaaaccaaacacaaaGAATACATCAAAGCAGGACAGTCGAGGAGATTCAGTCAGCTCACTTACAAAAATATTGGCCAAAAGCAGGAGATGTAAGACTGGTCAGGGTGCATCTGAACTGGACTGCATTACTTCTTTGGCCATGCCAAGgaacacaataaaaagaaacaagacTGATCAAACAGAAAATTTGAGTCATGTAGGGGAGCAGACAGATGTGACAAAAATTAATACCTCTATAGCCCGAATATCAAATGCTTCAGCACCAGTTAAACCAATCCAGATCTCAAGGGCTCCCATGACCACTGTGGTCTCGGCAAAGACAAAGCTTTCCCGATTTGCTTTTCCAAATGAACCTGCAACAAATGAAACACATGAGAGAGACTTAAGTAAAAGCATAGACTCTCATTCAGAAATCAAAGGCAGACTCGGTTCTCCCTGGAAAAGCCAAGTGACTGAGTCACCCAATCAAAGCTTTACATTCAAAGCAAAAAGGAAAGAGTCTGTTTATATGGCAGGAGACCAGCGAGTGTCTGTTGATGCATTTGCAGTTCACAGTCCATctagagaaaagaaaaggaaatgttTTGATCAAGGCTCTTTAACACATGGCCCTGCTGCTTCCAGCTGTATTTTTTCTGGACTATTGTCCTCCACTGATCTAAGTCATGATGCCTTTGACACAGACTGGGGCCAAGAGGCTTTCAAGAAAGTAATCTAAAATTTAAGCATTGTGCCTCAACATCATAACTGGAAATGATTTTCAATCAATAATAAGAAAATGTTTTGATAAACACTAAACATATCTATGGCTAATTAAATGTAACTGTTAGGTTAGATTATACGTCTGTATTGTCAAGAAATTGTTAAAATTGCTGTGGATTCAGatgcaaaatatttttgttctttgatATCTGTGCCTTTTGTTACATGATGCGGCCACATACTGTTATTTACAGAGaaagattgttttgttttaaaattaataaaataaacttgttACTGTAATCCCTATTTCACATAGAAGTTGATGGCAAAAGAATGAATATGTAAAATTTGGGCTACTCGGGTTTCATCTTTTGAACCTCTTATTCTCTGTcaatctttttttctctttagtgATGTACCCACAGAGAAGCTACACAAAGCATTTGAGAGTTTGAGATTAAGAGACTCCAGGGATTTGATACTTTCACTCgcagattttgacaacattttaaataaagatgcCATTGAAGATTCCATTGATGGAGGGTATGCTGATCAATATACTGGATCAATTTCAAATATTGAAAAATCGCTATCTCTCATTGACAAAAATTCATGTCTTGGTTtttaattgactgatctttatgaaccTTTATATAACAGATAGTTTATTCATTCCAATTAGGGGAAATTCATGTGCCCAGTAGCAGACAGCGTGTACCCTACAttcacacgcgcacacacacacacacacactcattcataaataaatcaataaaatgttaaaacttACTAACAATAGTAATATAGCTACAAACTAGCAGGACCCATTGTACAGTCTTATAGCCGCTAGGATAAATACCTCCTAAACCTTTTAGTCCTGCACATGGACAGGATCATATCAGTGCGGCTATTTTTTTGTGCAACCACTGTGTCTTGTAGGGAGTGACTGCTGCCTGATGAGCTGATGGAGCCCTGTGGGTCTGTCCAAATTTGGATGTGTGTGGAGTTAGATATAACTCCATTCTGCAACATTCGCCACACTTGCGGTGCCGTGTACTGTAACGGTATGACCAACAGTAGCACACACCCACAGATTGTGACCAAGCGTCACAGAGCATGGCCAGTCACCTCTGACCTGttccattttttcttttgctctcAGTGTGTAGCCTCAAGGTGCTGGACTTGGAATAGAACCGTCCATGCATGGTGAGCTTTCAGAGCTTGATCTCAGTGGCTTCAATATCCTCCTTTGGCCAACTTTAGCTGGAGCATGTTTCCAGTGCTTGCTCCTCCATGGCGATGACAGAAGCTGCACCAAAAGATACCTTTTCTCAAGAGACGACTGTCGGAGAGAAGGGTCCTCAGATCACAACTACTTGCTCTGTCCAAGACTTCAGAACAAGAAGAAGCCTAACAATAATGAAGACTGGAGCAAGGCGAAAGTGGAAGCAGgaggtttggagctgactgACGAGCAAGAAAAGTTATTCGCTGAACTGCCTCCAGAgctgaaaacaaagtacaaagAAGCCTTCTCAAACAAGGTCTTGAGAACCGTATGCGCTTGCACTTTTCGCAAACCAAAGGAATGCCCGGTCATAATGATGCTGctaaaagcaacaacaaactcTGGTAGTCTAATTGTTATTGGTATGATACCAATTATATCTCATAATATATAAAGCTGCAAAGCGTCTCGGGCTCAATGGCGAGAACGTTAAGTTGGTCGTCCAAGGGATCGGAGAGATGGAGAAGACAGTTGCCACCAAAGGGTATACCCTGAGGCTACGGGTACGGAATCCCAAAGGTTTGGTGGAGGAGCATAAGCTCATCTGCTACGGTCTGGAAAGCATCGCAAAGGTGACCCGGGCTGTCATGCCACAGAGATTAAGGAGATTCTTCCCAGGGGTTGCGCTTCAAGACCTGGTCCGCCCCAAGGAGATTGACTTGTTCATTAGCCACAGGAAAGGTTGCCTGGTTCCCCAGCCAATAAAAAAGGTAGGAAACATTGTCCTCTGGGATGGCCCCCTGGGGAAGACCGTCGGTGGAACTCATCCCGGCCTTCTCGATGAGATAGACCTGGAGGTAAACAAGTGTAAAACCCACTTTGCTCGTTCATTGAGAATGGCTTCAAGGCCGTACAGGGTGATTCTTGTGGACGTGCAGGGGAAACGATCCTTCGAAGCATGGAAAGACGCCCTGAGAGAGCCGGAATGGAAGGCTATGTACAAGGAGCAGATCCATGAGATGGTCTCGGGAAGGGCCACTGCTACAGCTAACCTTCCCCAGGTTTCAGCCCCGGTGGTAGAGCACCGGGTCCTGATGGAAGGTCGCTGCATGGGTAATGCCCTGATATCCCACAAGGACTCCGAGAAACCACCAGAGCTTGAAACAGCTAACCTTCCCCAGGTCTCAGCCCCGGTAGTAGAGCACCGGGTCCTGATGGAAGACAGCTGTGGGGGTGACACCCTGGCATCCCACAGGGACTGATGTTACTGCCAATTTCTTTCTTTGCCTCGCCATGTACTGACTCATGTGCCTACTTATCTTGTCTGCAATGATACCTGACAGGAGCTTCCATATAGTGTAAACAAACAGGTTATTGGCCAGCAGTTGAATGGGACATTTCTCTTCTGGGCAACTTCATTATCATGACTGTCCTGACTTTTTGAGTCATCCATTCTGGTTACGTCCCGTCCCATTCAGCTGCTAGGCATTCACGGAGTGTTATTGGCTTGTTCAGCCAGTATGAATGGATCATATTAGGGCCCGGTGTTGTCCAGCTCTTGATTTTTGATGCTCTTTCCTCGATGGAACTCCTAAACCAAAgtaaactgcacatttcttcattaATCACCATGCAAAGTTGAACAATTGTTAGCAGATTAAAGCTATACAGTGGTCTTGCAATGTAAACCCAGGTAAAGACATTAAGCAGCTAAtggaggaaataaaataaacagacactctgcTGCGTTTCAGATCACCATCACAGACATTAAGAATCAGCTGCCAGCCTGGCTTTTATTAAACACGCCCACAATCAACATTGTACAGAtaacatcaatcaatcattaaatgaaacaaacaacatTAAGGTTACccataataaacaaaacattcaataattGAAGGCACAtactaacaacaataatatatatctttttttaaacgggtaaagagaggggcggagctgtcaactgatcaccacctggtggtgagttgccTCCGATGGCAGGGGAAGATGCcagttagacctggcagacccaaacgtattgtgagggtctgctggggatgcctggcagagtctcccgtcagaaggagcttcaactcccccctcggggaaaacttcaaccatgtctcagGGGATGCAGAGGACCTGCAAACTCAACACTCTCCCCACCAACCTGGTCGCATTCTGTCTTCCCTGTCTCTGTCATTTCATTACAGACATTATTCACTCTTCTCGTTTTGTCCAGTGTAATTCCATTATTGCTTAATACAGCTATATTAACTCCAATACTCAAGAAACCTAGTTCTGACCCAAACAACTACAATAATTTCCGACCAATCTCTAATCACCCATTTTTttccaaagtacaagtacaaatcCACATCCATCTCACTAGCAATAACCTCTACGAACAGTTCCAATCTGGTTTCCATCCATAACACAGCACAATATTCTCAGGAAACATGGACTCGACTTCCACTGCTACACAGATGACACCCAACTCTATCCCTCCTCCAAGCCCAACATGCCTCTGCCTCCCTCCTCAACCCTAGACTGTCTGAACAACCTCAAAACCTGGTTCACTcacaatttcctcaaattaaatGGCAATAAAACTGAACTCCTGCTAGTTTACACTAAATTTACACTTTCTAaatttcacagttttttttttaaacatcgacAACACCATTGTCCACCCCTCAGGTTAAGAGTCTAGGTGTCATCCTCAACAGCACCTTCCCCTTCTCCGCTCATATTAACAGGTTCACCCGGAGTGCTTACTACCATCTCCTCATTATAAATCGTCTCCACCCATCACTCACCCATAACAGCTCTTCCATTTTGGTCAATGTACTTATCACATCCCGCTTTGTTTACTGTAACAATCCAATTCCCTTCATGAACTGCAACTTGTCCAGAATTCAGCTGCCAGAATTATCTCCCGTATCCCCTAATCTCAGCATATCACCCCAGTGCTCAAACAACTTCACTGGCTCTCGGTCCAATTCCGTATCATATTCAAAGCCCTACTGCTCACCTTCAAATCCCTTTACAATCTTGCCCCAACTTTCCTCACTAATCTCATTGAGTCCTATTCACCCTCCCGTACACTTAGGTCCCCTCCAGGTCGCTCTGCTCCGCCTCTGGAATGCTCTCCCCCTGGAAAGTTGCTCCAATTCATCTCTCTCAATGTTCAAATCCAATCTCAAAACTCACCTTTTTAAACAAGCCTTCCCTTCATGTTATGCTcctctttcattttatttatttaaattaattagcctactggcCTTTTCAATGAGAACCAGTCTATTTATACTATTTTTCTACAATAGTTTCTATTATACtagaaactgtgaaatacaactcactacaactttaaCGAGAAGTGAGAGGTTGAGAACACTGAAAATCCACATTCACAcaatgttgtcacgctgtttttaattttattcatgtacccccataACAATTTGCGTACCGAACTATGGTGTAGACATTCTGAAGACGTGTTGTAGTAAGTTGAGTGTTATTTGTGGGAGGAGGTGATTTTAAAGGGTTTTACAGCTACATTATaataaaagttgcaaatctgttccacacatatggttgatttgttgtgaactTTTGAAATTCTTAACTTTAGAGGCTTTTAGCACCACCCTTGGGACAATTGGCCTGTTTGTTCAGCTGAGGCGAACTGGCATGGGATCAtacctttgtgcaaaatgatTTCCATGCCTGGAAGTAGGATTTCCTCAGAAGAGAAGTTTCCCGGAAGCTTATGCTTCTCAATGAGACTCAAACAATGTGGCACAAAAGCCTTTGCTTGTTTGAGACAATCGATGTACATTAGgtctttttttcaaaacatttaactATCAAAGTATTCTAAATAGTTAAGCTGATAACGAACAGGAGTTTCATGTCAGTGAATGTTATTGATGCTCTTAACTCAGTATCAGAACCAGTGGtggctggccaatagagggcgctacCACTCACCATGTTAGTTTGAGAAtatgaattaaaattaaaaaaaattacaacaaattaaatatactaCAAAACAAATTTGTATCTGTATTTAGACAAtcagaataaaaaatgtatagatAATGATGGTGAGtaaagttgttttgttcatctgtGTCGATTGGTGACGTGTTTCCGCCCTGGGGTGCATAAATCTTTTCCCATTaactgtcattaaaaacatgcgGAGTAACTCATCTTCAATACAAACCATTGAGCAGCCTTGGAGCGCACATTTTTTGCGCTCAAAGTTGTATGTAGCctggtcatttacacaacactgttgttacagttGTCTGTCATAAAGTGTGGCTGATTGACAGGTCAAGCCGCAGGAGTTGGAGACAACAGAAAGAAGCAAAatgatgaaagaaaaatgtatttattaagtaATATTACTAACATTAATACCTTTCAAGAGGAGAACATATGAGGAGAAGCTGCATAAAAGAGCTCAGACCTGAACAGCCAAACATCATAATTCATCATCAGTCCAAAGACAAAGGGGgacaatagagggttttcaccgcGTCATTAAAGCAGATCCTGAAAATCAAAAGataggaaatggtgaattattgccatttttttgGTTGCACTAATTGGAGAGactgtgaaaaacatttggatttttttgactggcaaaagttataacaaatcagggaggaCAATGTCTAAAGTTATCAGAGAAAAGGAGtggttagcgaagctaaaccaggatctacaaggcaaaaatctggacaacgTCTGAATTTGTTTgacccatttcttgtcaggtaagtgacTTGTTAGCAGCAGCTCTTAactaattttctagtgtgataatataattcatatcaagctgtatgtggcattattgactcgatatatacacatttaatagcctgccACAATAGCAACACAGTTCTTAAAACGTCGAGCTAAAATGTGCTGCATTtgtcattgtattccaggtaaaaggtctgacCTTTATGAAAAGGATGACCCAGATTGGGTTTGGGTTAAAACCGTGTAGTtgacgatatcaggatacaCAATAGAAGAAAGGCTTTTCGTTtcatcattgatccaagacaaAGGAGCCAAccggatctgcaccaccaataaacagTAACTTTTTCAAAGATTGTGCCCTTTCTTgcagaccaagtccttccctgtatgcctttgcatctataacacatttttaagagcttttctgtggtttcagaC encodes:
- the mcm9 gene encoding DNA helicase MCM9 isoform X3, whose protein sequence is MSLKHNGQDSSKKMRHAFHARITGLPVCPELTRDTIPRSRDVGHFLSVTGIVIRTSVAKVKVLEYERDYMCSKCGQVFTVQADFDQYYTFVPPMFCPISDGCNSCKFSCLSGGCQPASCRDYQEIKIQEQVQRLSVGSIPRTLVVVLEDDLVDSCKSGDDVTVYGVNSLRWRPFNDNTCCDMELVLKANNIEVNNSQNTAALLVKDVQKEFEDFWNSYKHNPIAGRNHILLSLCPQVFGMYVVKLAVALVLAGGVQRTDASGTRIRGECHMLLIGDPGTGKSQFLKYAAKIISRSVLTAGIGSTNAGLTVAAVKDGGDWHLEAGALVLSDGGLCCIDEFNSIKEHDRISIHEAMEQQSISVAKAGIVCKLNTRTSILAAANPKGHYNANEPLSVNVALASPLLSRFDLVLVLLDTRNAEWDSIISSFILEDKGLPSESSSLWSMEKMKAYFTVIKGLKPQVSEEANLILTRYFQLQRQSNGRNAARTTIRMLESLSRLAEAHARIMFRESVTIEDALTAVSVMECSMQGGALLGNVNTLLTSFPEEPDQQYQYQCQQLLTKLNLPMLLHKEMDRLGRLKSNVSEELLNGPSNTRIQNKVNDMTITLNEVTDIFHPDSSPPLLHDVCIRTSTPEKPNWKPASVQSDVSTITQKLSSQLSKDHSNNSTVNRDFSSRIINTNTSALEEQQQSTKNSENNQGKKITIQSNKLPSVRHETQPIISPPIDDQISSPPPPMVQNDGNHTKERSICAAIGVNMAAETESHSDLHAKLSGFMFKPRKIRGRGDNDDIPETKKNLKPNTKNTSKQDSRGDSVSSLTKILAKSRRCKTGQGASELDCITSLAMPRNTIKRNKTDQTENLSHVGEQTDVTKINTSIARISNASAPVKPIQISRAPMTTVVSAKTKLSRFAFPNEPATNETHERDLSKSIDSHSEIKGRLGSPWKSQVTESPNQSFTFKAKRKESVYMAGDQRVSVDAFAVHSPSREKKRKCFDQGSLTHGPAASSCIFSGLLSSTDLSHDAFDTDWGQEAFKKVI